One region of Oryza glaberrima chromosome 7, OglaRS2, whole genome shotgun sequence genomic DNA includes:
- the LOC127779530 gene encoding ubiquitin-conjugating enzyme E2 2 produces the protein MSTPARKRLMRDFKRLQQDPPAGISGAPHDNNIMLWNAVIFGPDDTPWDGGTFKLTLQFTEDYPNKPPTVRFVSRMFHPNIYADGSICLDILQNQWSPIYDVAAILTSIQSLLCDPNPNSPANSEAARLFSENKREYNRKVREIVEQSWTAD, from the exons atgtcgacgccggcgaggaagcGGCTGATGCGGGACTTCAAGCGGCTGCAGCAGGACCCGCCCGCGGGGATCAGCGGCGCGCCGCACGACAACAACATCATGCTCTGGAACGCCGTCATCTTCGG GCCGGATGATACGCCGTGGGACGGAG GCACGTTCAAGCTTACCTTGCAGTTTACAGAAGATTATCCCAACAAGCCGCCGACTGTTCGGTTTGTTTCTAGGATGTTCCACCCAAATA TTTATGCAGATGGAAGCATCTGCTTGGATATTCTACAGAACCAGTGGAGCCCTATATATGATGTTGCTGCCATATTGACTTCAATTCAG TCTTTGCTGTGTGATCCAAACCCCAACTCTCCAGCAAACTCAGAAGCTGCCAGACTGTTTAGTGAGAACAAGCGAGAGTACAACCGCAAGGTTCGTGAGATCGTGGAGCAGAGCTGGACAGCTGACTAG
- the LOC127779529 gene encoding eukaryotic translation initiation factor 3 subunit E-like, with product MAEHDLTARMAGHLDCHLVLPLLEFLQERHLYPEEEILEAKIRLLRGTNMVDYAMDIHKSRYGTDDVPEDMVKRRAEVVSRLTSLGEAIDNIHQNQQIGPDQIETLYQYAKFQFDCGNYSFAAQYLHQYRALCTNIERSLSALWGKLAAEILMQNWDVALDELNRLKEIIDSKNFSSPLNQLQNRIWLMHWSIFIFYNHENGRNGIIDLFFQERYLNAIQTNAPHLLRYLATAVVVNKRRRNMLKELIKVIQQEQHSYKDPITEFLECLFVNYDFDGAQQKLIECEEVILNDPFLGKRIEEGNSITVPLRDEFLENARLFIFETYCRIHRSIDIGMLSQKLNMRYDEGELWIMNLVRNSKLDAKIDSVSGTLIMTTNHVNIHEQFIESLKNLNMRTSMLAKNIVEPAQATQQATR from the exons ATGGCGGAGCACGACCTGACGGCGCGGATGGCGGGGCACCTGGACTGCCACCTGGTGCTCCCGCTGCTGGAGTTCCTGCAGGAGCGGCACCTCTACCCGGAGGAGGAGATCCTCGAGGCGAAGATCCGCCTCCTCCGGGGCACCAACATGGTCGACTACGCCATGGACATCCACAAGTCGCGCTACGGCACCGACGACGTCCCCGAGGACATGGTCAAGCGCCGCGCCGAGGTCGTCTCCAGGCTCACCTCGCTCGGCGAGGCCATCGACAACATCCACCAGAACCAGCAG ATTGGTCCTGATCAGATTGAGACTCTGTATCAGTATGCCAAATTTCAGTTTGACTGTGGGAATTACTCATTTGCTGCTCAGTACTTGCATCAATACCGTGCTCTGTGCACAAACATTGAGAGGAGCTTGAGTGCCCTGTGGGGAAAGCTGGCGGCCGAGATTTTGATGCAGAACTGGGATGTTGCACTGGATGAGCTCAACCGTTTGAAGGAGATTATTGATTCAAAG AACTTCTCTTCACCGCTAAATCAGCTCCAGAATAGGATATGGCTGATGCACTGGAGTATCTTTATCTTCTACAACCATGAAAATGGCAGAAATGGGATCATAGATCTGTTCTTCCAGGAGAG GTACTTGAATGCGATCCAGACAAATGCACCACATCTTCTGAGATACCTTGCTACAGCAGTTGTTGTGAACAAAAGGAGAAGGAATATGCTTAAGGAGTTGATTAAAGTCATTCAGCAGGAGCAGCACAGCTACAAGGATCCCATTACTGAATTTCTGGAATGCTTGTTTGTTAACTATGACTTTGATGGTGCACAACAGAAACTCATAGAGTGTGAGGAG GTCATATTGAATGATCCTTTCCTGGGAAAGCGCATTGAGGAAGGGAATTCCATCACTGTTCCTTTGAGAGATGAATTCCTTGAAAATGCTCGTCTGTTTATCTTTGAAACTTACTGCCGAATTCATCGGTCCATTGATATTGG CATGCTCTCTCAGAAACTGAACATGCGCTATGATGAGGGGGAGTTGTGGATAATGAACTTAGTTAGAAATTCAAAGCTCGATGCCAAGATTGATTCAGTGTCTGGAACTCTTATCATGACGACCAATCATGTTAACAT CCATGAGCAGTTTATCGAAAGCTTGAAGAATCTTAACATGCGGACTTCCATGCTAGCAAAGAACATTGTGGAGCCAGCTCAAGCAACACAACAGGCAACTCGGTGA
- the LOC127779813 gene encoding glutamine-dependent NAD(+) synthetase isoform X2: protein MRLLRVATCNLNQWAMDFDTNLRNVKESIARAKAAGAAVRVGPELELTGYGCEDHFLEQDTAAHAWECLKDILSGGYTDGILCSIGMPVIFKSVRYNCQVFCLNSKIVMIRPKISLANDGNYREFRWFSAWTFKDALVDFQLPLDISEVTSQDTVPFGYGFIQFLDVSLAAETCEELFTANAPRIDLALNGVEVFVNASGSHHQLRKLSLRIDSMRNATLACGGVYMYANQQGCDGGRLYYDGCCCIAVNGDVVAQGSQFSLKDVEVLDALVDLDAVSSYRASVSSFREQASHRTNVPFVKVPYKLCKPFQCGMVPTGPVEVMYHRPEEEIAFGPSCWLWDYLRRSRASGFLLPLSGGADSSSVAAIVGCMCQLVVKDIDNGDEQVKADAMRIGQYKDGEFPKDSRELAKRLFYTVYMGTENSSGGTRSRAKMLAEEIGSFHLDVPIDSIVSALLSLFERLTGKRPRYKVDGGSDTENLGLQNIQARIRMVLAFMMASLMPWVHNKSGFYLVLGSSNVDEGLRGYLTKYDCSSADINPIGSVSKQDLRAFLRWAAVHLHYSSLAEVEAAPPTAELEPIRADYNQNLCHRWCGTLSPSEVADKVKHFFKYYAINRHKMTVLTPSYHAESYSPEDNRFDLRQFLYNARWPYQFRKIDELVQDMDKDGKWVNSTEGELRRRKGVTSAEGGGMGVVAVGSANPSAGS from the exons ATGAGGCTTCTACGGGTGGCCACGTGCAACCTGAACCAGTGGGCGATGGACTTCGACACCAACCTCCGCAACGTCAAGGAGTCCATCGCCCGCGCcaaggccgccggcgccgccgtccgcgtcggccccgagctcgagctcaccgGCTACGGCTGCGAGGACCACTTCCTCGAGCAGGACACCGCCGCCCACGC ATGGGAGTGCTTGAAGGACATTTTGTCTGGCGGCTATACGGATGGCATCTTGTGCAGCATAGGAATGCCGGTTATTTTCAAGAGTGTACGGTACAACTGCCAGGTGTTCTGCTTAAACAGCAAGATAGTCATGATTAGGCCAAAGATATCTCTTGCAAATGATGGAAACTATCGGGAATTTCGATGGTTTTCTGCTTGGACATTCAAAGATGCACTTGTTGACTTTCAACTCCCTCTTGATATCTCAGAGGTTACGTCCCAGGATACTGTGCCTTTTGGTTATGGTTTTATTCAATTTCTTGATGT ATCATTGGCTGCTGAAACCTGTGAAGAGCTCTTCACTGCAAATGCTCCTCGCATTGACCTAGCGTTGAATGGTGTTGAGGTTTTTGTGAATGCAAGTGGAAGCCATCATCAATTAAGGAAGCTCAGTCTTAGGATTGATTCGATGAGAAATGCAACACTTGCATGTGGCGGTGTTTACATGTATGCTAATCAACAGGGTTGTGATGGTGGACGCCTTTATTATG ATGGTTGCTGCTGCATCGCTGTCAATGGAGACGTTGTTGCACAGGGATCTCAATTCTCGTTAAAAGACGTTGAAGTATTGGATGCTCTGGTAGATCTTGATGCA GTATCAAGTTATCGAGCATCTGTTTCTAGTTTTAGAGAGCAAGCAAGCCACCGAACCAATGTACCTTTTGTTAAGGTACCATATAAGCTTTGTAAGCCATTTCAGTGTGGAATGGTTCCAACTGGTCCTGTTGAG GTTATGTATCATCGTCCTGAAGAGGAGATTGCATTTGGACCTAGTTGTTGGTTATGGGATTATCTGCGGAGAAGTCGAGCATCAGGATTTTTGCTTCCACTGTCTGGTGGTGCGGATAGTTCATCTGTTGCAGCAATAGTTGGTTGCATGTGCCAGCTTGTTGTAAAAG ATATAGATAATGGAGATGAGCAAGTTAAGGCAGATGCTATGCGGATTGGCCAGTACAAGGATGGAGAGTTCCCTAAAGATAGCAGAGAGCTCGCAAAACGTTTATTTTACACTGTTTACATGGGGACTGAAAATAG TTCTGGAGGTACTCGATCACGAGCGAAAATGCTAGCTGAAGAGATCGGTTCATTCCACTTGGATGTACCAATTGATAGTATAGTATCTGCATTGCTTTCTTTGTTTGAAAGATTGACTGGGAAACGCCCACGGTACAAG GTTGATGGGGGTTCCGATACTGAGAATCTGGGATTGCAAAATATTCAAGCTCGAATCAGGATGGTACTAGCCTTTATGATGGCGTCACTTATGCCATGGGTTCATAACAAATCCGGGTTCTATCTTGTTCTGGGAAGTTCAAATGTGGATGAAGGATTGCGTGGTTATTTGACGAAA TATGACTGCAGCTCGGCAGATATAAATCCCATTGGAAGTGTAAGTAAGCAGGACCTCAGGGCTTTCCTGCGATGGGCAGCAGTTCATCTTCACTATTCTTCCCTTGCTGAGGTTGAAGCGGCACCACCTACTGCAGAGCTTGAGCCGATCCGTGCGGACTATAATCAG AACCTGTGCCACAGGTGGTGTGGGACACTATCCCCCTCCGAAGTGGCTGACAAAGTGAAGCACTTCTTCAAGTACTACGCGATTAACCGGCATAAGATGACTGTCCTGACACCATCCTATCATGCTGAG AGCTATTCGCCCGAGGATAACCGGTTCGATCTTCGGCAATTTCTGTACAACGCAAGATGGCCTTATCAATTCCGGAAGATCGATGAGCTTGTGCAAGACATGGATAAAGATGGCAAATGGGTGAACTCTACGGAAGGGGAGCTGAGAAGACGCAAGGGCGTTACATCCGCGGAAGGAGGCGGAATGGGTGTCGTCGCCGTGGGATCTGCCAATCCAAGTGCTGGATCGTGA
- the LOC127779813 gene encoding glutamine-dependent NAD(+) synthetase isoform X1, with protein MRLLRVATCNLNQWAMDFDTNLRNVKESIARAKAAGAAVRVGPELELTGYGCEDHFLEQDTAAHAWECLKDILSGGYTDGILCSIGMPVIFKSVRYNCQVFCLNSKIVMIRPKISLANDGNYREFRWFSAWTFKDALVDFQLPLDISEVTSQDTVPFGYGFIQFLDVSLAAETCEELFTANAPRIDLALNGVEVFVNASGSHHQLRKLSLRIDSMRNATLACGGVYMYANQQGCDGGRLYYDGCCCIAVNGDVVAQGSQFSLKDVEVLDALVDLDAVSSYRASVSSFREQASHRTNVPFVKVPYKLCKPFQCGMVPTGPVEVMYHRPEEEIAFGPSCWLWDYLRRSRASGFLLPLSGGADSSSVAAIVGCMCQLVVKDIDNGDEQVKADAMRIGQYKDGEFPKDSRELAKRLFYTVYMGTENSSGGTRSRAKMLAEEIGSFHLDVPIDSIVSALLSLFERLTGKRPRYKVDGGSDTENLGLQNIQARIRMVLAFMMASLMPWVHNKSGFYLVLGSSNVDEGLRGYLTKYDCSSADINPIGSVSKQDLRAFLRWAAVHLHYSSLAEVEAAPPTAELEPIRADYNQLDEVDMGMTYEELSIYGRLRKIFRCGPVSMFQNLCHRWCGTLSPSEVADKVKHFFKYYAINRHKMTVLTPSYHAESYSPEDNRFDLRQFLYNARWPYQFRKIDELVQDMDKDGKWVNSTEGELRRRKGVTSAEGGGMGVVAVGSANPSAGS; from the exons ATGAGGCTTCTACGGGTGGCCACGTGCAACCTGAACCAGTGGGCGATGGACTTCGACACCAACCTCCGCAACGTCAAGGAGTCCATCGCCCGCGCcaaggccgccggcgccgccgtccgcgtcggccccgagctcgagctcaccgGCTACGGCTGCGAGGACCACTTCCTCGAGCAGGACACCGCCGCCCACGC ATGGGAGTGCTTGAAGGACATTTTGTCTGGCGGCTATACGGATGGCATCTTGTGCAGCATAGGAATGCCGGTTATTTTCAAGAGTGTACGGTACAACTGCCAGGTGTTCTGCTTAAACAGCAAGATAGTCATGATTAGGCCAAAGATATCTCTTGCAAATGATGGAAACTATCGGGAATTTCGATGGTTTTCTGCTTGGACATTCAAAGATGCACTTGTTGACTTTCAACTCCCTCTTGATATCTCAGAGGTTACGTCCCAGGATACTGTGCCTTTTGGTTATGGTTTTATTCAATTTCTTGATGT ATCATTGGCTGCTGAAACCTGTGAAGAGCTCTTCACTGCAAATGCTCCTCGCATTGACCTAGCGTTGAATGGTGTTGAGGTTTTTGTGAATGCAAGTGGAAGCCATCATCAATTAAGGAAGCTCAGTCTTAGGATTGATTCGATGAGAAATGCAACACTTGCATGTGGCGGTGTTTACATGTATGCTAATCAACAGGGTTGTGATGGTGGACGCCTTTATTATG ATGGTTGCTGCTGCATCGCTGTCAATGGAGACGTTGTTGCACAGGGATCTCAATTCTCGTTAAAAGACGTTGAAGTATTGGATGCTCTGGTAGATCTTGATGCA GTATCAAGTTATCGAGCATCTGTTTCTAGTTTTAGAGAGCAAGCAAGCCACCGAACCAATGTACCTTTTGTTAAGGTACCATATAAGCTTTGTAAGCCATTTCAGTGTGGAATGGTTCCAACTGGTCCTGTTGAG GTTATGTATCATCGTCCTGAAGAGGAGATTGCATTTGGACCTAGTTGTTGGTTATGGGATTATCTGCGGAGAAGTCGAGCATCAGGATTTTTGCTTCCACTGTCTGGTGGTGCGGATAGTTCATCTGTTGCAGCAATAGTTGGTTGCATGTGCCAGCTTGTTGTAAAAG ATATAGATAATGGAGATGAGCAAGTTAAGGCAGATGCTATGCGGATTGGCCAGTACAAGGATGGAGAGTTCCCTAAAGATAGCAGAGAGCTCGCAAAACGTTTATTTTACACTGTTTACATGGGGACTGAAAATAG TTCTGGAGGTACTCGATCACGAGCGAAAATGCTAGCTGAAGAGATCGGTTCATTCCACTTGGATGTACCAATTGATAGTATAGTATCTGCATTGCTTTCTTTGTTTGAAAGATTGACTGGGAAACGCCCACGGTACAAG GTTGATGGGGGTTCCGATACTGAGAATCTGGGATTGCAAAATATTCAAGCTCGAATCAGGATGGTACTAGCCTTTATGATGGCGTCACTTATGCCATGGGTTCATAACAAATCCGGGTTCTATCTTGTTCTGGGAAGTTCAAATGTGGATGAAGGATTGCGTGGTTATTTGACGAAA TATGACTGCAGCTCGGCAGATATAAATCCCATTGGAAGTGTAAGTAAGCAGGACCTCAGGGCTTTCCTGCGATGGGCAGCAGTTCATCTTCACTATTCTTCCCTTGCTGAGGTTGAAGCGGCACCACCTACTGCAGAGCTTGAGCCGATCCGTGCGGACTATAATCAG TTGGATGAGGTGGATATGGGAATGACATACGAGGAGTTGTCAATATATGGAAGGTTAAGGAAAATTTTCCGTTGTGGTCCTGTTTCAATGTTTCAG AACCTGTGCCACAGGTGGTGTGGGACACTATCCCCCTCCGAAGTGGCTGACAAAGTGAAGCACTTCTTCAAGTACTACGCGATTAACCGGCATAAGATGACTGTCCTGACACCATCCTATCATGCTGAG AGCTATTCGCCCGAGGATAACCGGTTCGATCTTCGGCAATTTCTGTACAACGCAAGATGGCCTTATCAATTCCGGAAGATCGATGAGCTTGTGCAAGACATGGATAAAGATGGCAAATGGGTGAACTCTACGGAAGGGGAGCTGAGAAGACGCAAGGGCGTTACATCCGCGGAAGGAGGCGGAATGGGTGTCGTCGCCGTGGGATCTGCCAATCCAAGTGCTGGATCGTGA